GTTCGCGACCGGCGTGGTGGACGAGTGCAAAGTGAGCGACTGCGGACGATTCGGCGTCTTCCTGGCCGGTTCCGAGATGGATCTGTGGGACACTGAGATCACGGGCAACACCCACGGTGGCATCCGCGTCGCCTGCACACGCATGTCTGACTCCTTAATAAGCGCACGACGGCAGGCTACATTTTAAGAAGGGTCCTATTAAGGGAGGTGAAAGATGAGACCCGTTGTTTATGGATTGGTTTTGCTTTTGTTAGGTCCACAGGCGGCGCAGGCCCAGAACCACTGGGAGGTCATCAACCGCTCAAACAGCCGGTGTATCACCATCAAGTTTGTAACGCCCCAAATCGGCTGGGCCGCCAATATCTTCAGCGCACCGCCTCCTAACTTTAGCTTGTACAAGACCACCGATGGTGGCTACACGTGGTCGGGAGCTATCGTCTGGAACCCGCACATCTTCTCATCCACCATTGCCTTCTACAACGAGCGTCGCGGCTTTGTAGGCGCTGGTTTCTGGGGTGCAGTTACTTTCGACGGCGAAACATGGACGCAGTATCCCCAACCCGACGGCATCGTAGTCAATTCGGCTGTCTATTTGGATTCGCTAACGTTGATCGGAACAAGCGTGGTGATGTTAGGGCCGGACTCCTTAGGCAGAGATGAATTCCGCGGCCAGATTTGCCGAAGCACCGACGGAGGACTCTCGTGGGAAAGCCTTTACGTTGTCTTCGATAGATATGGCGTTGGTGGACCTGCAGTGTCACCCACCGGGACAGTATTGGTTGGCACTGAACCCGGAATCGTTTGGCGGACCATGGACGAAGGCAACTCCTGGCAGACGGTCTCCGGAGTTCCCGGCAACCGATGGTTAGCGGCAGCCGATACCGGCGTTTTCTACTGCATGACCTCTGACGGGAGCGTTGCCCGTAGCGTGGATGACGGCTTTACATGGCAGGTCGTGCGAACTGATACCCTGCATCCCGGACTGTGGTACTGGGACATTGCCTTTCCCGATCCAATGCACGGGTGGCTTGCCGCAGACAGCGGTTATATAGTTCAGACTTCCGACGGCGGCATTTCATGGGAAAACTACAGACTGCCAGACTCCCGTGATGGAATTAGTTCTATGTCTTTCTGGGACTCTACTCTGGGATGGGGTATTGATCCCGGCTTTGGAACACCAGAGGTGCCTACCTTGGTGTATCGTTGGTCACTCAGCACTAATGTGCGTGAAAGATGGCAACGCCTGGGGATGGCAAACGATCTTCACATCCTTAACGTCTATCCCAATCCTTTCAATGTCCGGACAAATATTTCCTTCTTTGTGCCAAACAGGGGCCCAATCAAGGCCACGATTTCTGATATGCTGGGGCGTTCAGTGGACGTTCTAGTTGACGATGCCTTTGTTAGCGGAATCCATCAACTCACATGGGAAGGGGTGCATCATGCAAGCGGCGTTTATTTCCTCAAGGTATCGGACGGCAGCCAATCCGTCACGAGCAAACTCTATCTCCTTAAGTAGGAGAAGTTCAGCGGTTGTCGTATTCGCGGTATGGCTTCTGGTCTTCGGCTTCGCCGGTGTGGCAAAGTCCGACAGTGCCATTGTCCCCGGTCGGAATCTGGATGAACCTCAAGCGGACCTACCGATTGTTTCGGTACCCACCGAGTACAGATTGTACCAAAACTACCCCAATCCCTTCAATCCCGTGACCGAAATTCGCTTCGACTTGCCGGAAGTGGCGAGAGTCGAGCTGAAGGTCTTTAACACTCTCGGGCAGCTTGTGGCAACCCTACTGAGCGAAGAGCGGCCCGCGGGAGTCTACACGGTGTCCTGGGATGCGAGTCACGCCGCTTCAGGCATGTACATTTACCAATTGAAAGCCGGCGGTTTCGTGGATGCCAAGAAAATGGCTCTGATCCGCTAAGAAGAAGAATTTTTTAACCATAAGAAGAGCCTGGGCGGAAATGCTCAGGCTCTTCTTCTACCTCACACTGTCACAAACCAATACTATTTCGCAACCGGCAGCCTCCGGATCTTCCTATACAACCAGAGCAGCGTCACCAATCCCAGAATGAGCACAATCGCAAACACCATCATCGGCTCTGACTGTGTTCGGCTGGGAAGATCCGCCACCGGAGTATCACCGGCAAACGCCACCCTCCGCACCACGTCCCGTCCCGCTACCATCCCGATCAAAGTCGCCGCGAGCAGATGCGTGGCTCCTTTCTGCCACACCCGCTTGTCGGGATTCGCTATCGCCGCCATCAGAAGTCCGAACATTGAGAGTCCGCAGGCTACCCCCGCAATCCACACCAGACTGGGAAACGTCCCGCTGAAAAGTTGATCCCAAACCTCGCTGGGCAGCGTAAGCAGGAACCAGATTCCGATCACGATTTGCAGCCCCGTCGCGCCCGTGGCCACGTACAATCCCTGCCTCCGGAACTCGGATAGCTCCGCAGTAGCTCCTTCCCGTTTTTGCCTCCACCACGAGATCCACACCATCCACAGACCGGCCACCGAGAACGCTCCCACGGCCATATGCAGAAAGCGCGGGAGGAAGGTGGCGCTTTCCATCACCAGCCCCGGCCGTGCTAAAAGCCGTAGCCATTGTACCTTCCCGGTCGAGAGGAAGTAGTTGGCCGTCATTAGCCCGCCGACGGAAAGAACCAGCGCCGCAATCACGACTCCCGTCCACGCGCACAACACCGGGCTGCGGGCCGGATTGAAAAGCCAGCGAAGCAGGATATAGCAGAGATAGAAAGCCGCCATCAGAAGCCCGATGATCGCCAACCACCGATGTCCCAGAATGATGTTGGCCGTGTAAAACCGTTCGGGATACAGCACCTGCACGAACAGCAGGCAGGCCACGCCGAAATTGATCGCGAACGTGAACACCACCGGCACCGCCGACATCAGCCACGTCGCGTATTTCCTTCCCACCTCCGGTTTCGACCACAAGAACCAACCCGACAGCAGCGGCGCCGCGATCACATAGTTCATAAACAGAACGTGAATGATGAACAGGAGTCCCAGAAGGTGCGCAATCAGGAGCGGCGGGGCCGGGATCGGGGGAAATGATTCCATCATGGCGTACCTCCGGGTATGGGAGTGACATCACTCGAATCGTCCGGGAGAGGAGGTAATTCCCCGCCTCGCGCCTGTCCTTCCGCCGTAAGAGTCCAGAGGTACAGGGCCAGCGCTTGTTTCTCCCGCTCGGTTCCGATGAACGGCGGCATGAAGGTTTTGATTTTGTCCAGATGATCCAGAGCCGACCGGATCAGCGGCAGATTCCATTCCTGAATTAAGGGAACGATGGCATTGTAGCCGTTCACTTCATGGCAGCGAAGGCACTCCGCGCGGTACACCGCTTTGCCGATCACCAGCTCTCCCTGCTGGCGAACCGTGTCCGCCGCGATCCACGGCGCGTGCGCCAGAACTCCCTCTTCGTTCAGCTTGGCAGTATCCGCCACCAGAATCCCGTGCGAATACATCGTGTTCATAATCACGTACGGCTTGCGAATGCCTTCCCTTACAAATTCCATCGAGGCGGTGGCCAGAAACGCTATCGCCGCCATCAGCAGCGCCGTCTCCAGATTCACGTCGCGGGCGCTCGATTTGCGCAGCATCCCGAAATAGGCATAAACCGCCAGCAGAAAGGAAAGCACCACTCCGAAGGCGAAGAAAAACGTCATCGCCACCGCGCCCCCCAGAGCCAAAGCCCGCGCCGAGGGTGGCATGACGGAGAAGTACCATGCGGCCAGAA
This window of the bacterium genome carries:
- a CDS encoding T9SS type A sorting domain-containing protein encodes the protein MRPVVYGLVLLLLGPQAAQAQNHWEVINRSNSRCITIKFVTPQIGWAANIFSAPPPNFSLYKTTDGGYTWSGAIVWNPHIFSSTIAFYNERRGFVGAGFWGAVTFDGETWTQYPQPDGIVVNSAVYLDSLTLIGTSVVMLGPDSLGRDEFRGQICRSTDGGLSWESLYVVFDRYGVGGPAVSPTGTVLVGTEPGIVWRTMDEGNSWQTVSGVPGNRWLAAADTGVFYCMTSDGSVARSVDDGFTWQVVRTDTLHPGLWYWDIAFPDPMHGWLAADSGYIVQTSDGGISWENYRLPDSRDGISSMSFWDSTLGWGIDPGFGTPEVPTLVYRWSLSTNVRERWQRLGMANDLHILNVYPNPFNVRTNISFFVPNRGPIKATISDMLGRSVDVLVDDAFVSGIHQLTWEGVHHASGVYFLKVSDGSQSVTSKLYLLK
- a CDS encoding T9SS type A sorting domain-containing protein, with product MAKSDSAIVPGRNLDEPQADLPIVSVPTEYRLYQNYPNPFNPVTEIRFDLPEVARVELKVFNTLGQLVATLLSEERPAGVYTVSWDASHAASGMYIYQLKAGGFVDAKKMALIR